A window of the Terriglobia bacterium genome harbors these coding sequences:
- a CDS encoding pyrroloquinoline quinone-dependent dehydrogenase: protein MRKCILVIFAASSMLFAAEQRSFETWKEYGGGSDSSQYSSLKQINKTNVQQLAVAWTYPVGGGALTFDPIIVDKTMYVSKSGSIVALDASTGKELWSHGGGPGARGMNYWESKDRSDRRIVFVSGGYLSEINARTGETIMSFGENGRVDPAADSDRRLGRPTGNPGRIYQDTVILSMPASGASYDSTPGDVRAFDVRTGKLKWTFHSVPRPGEFGSETWPKEMLPTAGGVHNWNELTVDEKNGIVFVPFGTARYDFYGGNRHGQNLFANSLVALDANTGKRIWHYQLVHHDLWDYDLPAAPKLLTVRNNGRTVEAVAQPTKFGFLYVFNRLTGEPLWPIEERPVPKSDVPGEESWPTQPFPTKPPAFARQSFTEKDINPYLPEAEREAVIAAFKTYRNEGLFTPPSFQGSVEMPGHNGGSNWGRSAVDPAKGTLYIVSNEQPTLMRLVEPNAPRGAAPPRPDCGTGPFAGAPRGTAGVRGGPGAAPGAGGARGQGSGRGAPATPATPAQPAINQPDFIHYNSPINFMNSACNGMELIGPPWSQLTAYDLNKGTILWQVPDGGITALERQSKTGLGSQAPRGGVAVTAGGLILAGTSSDRKFRAYDQETGKVLWTADLPAASEGIPAVYQVDGREYIAIAVGGNGYLTQPNLVTDPPIAPPAPSEYRVFALPKR, encoded by the coding sequence TTCATCCATGTTGTTCGCGGCCGAACAGCGTTCCTTCGAGACGTGGAAAGAGTACGGCGGCGGCTCGGATTCGTCGCAGTATTCCTCATTGAAGCAGATCAATAAGACCAATGTGCAGCAGCTTGCAGTCGCGTGGACCTATCCTGTTGGCGGCGGCGCCTTGACCTTCGATCCGATCATCGTGGACAAGACGATGTATGTCTCGAAATCCGGATCGATCGTTGCTCTCGATGCCTCGACCGGCAAGGAACTCTGGAGCCACGGAGGCGGCCCCGGCGCCCGCGGCATGAACTACTGGGAAAGCAAAGACCGCTCCGACCGGCGCATTGTGTTTGTCAGCGGCGGATACCTCTCTGAGATCAATGCGCGTACCGGCGAAACGATCATGTCGTTCGGCGAAAATGGCAGAGTCGATCCGGCCGCGGATTCCGACCGGCGGCTTGGACGGCCGACGGGCAACCCCGGACGCATCTATCAAGATACCGTAATCCTGTCGATGCCGGCTTCGGGGGCGAGTTACGACTCCACGCCGGGAGACGTCCGGGCCTTCGACGTCCGGACCGGCAAACTGAAATGGACATTTCATAGTGTGCCGCGCCCGGGCGAATTCGGAAGCGAAACCTGGCCGAAGGAAATGCTGCCCACCGCAGGCGGCGTTCACAACTGGAACGAACTGACGGTGGACGAAAAGAACGGCATTGTCTTTGTACCGTTCGGAACGGCTCGCTATGACTTTTACGGAGGGAACCGGCACGGCCAGAATCTTTTCGCGAACAGCCTGGTCGCGCTGGACGCGAATACAGGAAAACGGATCTGGCATTACCAACTCGTGCATCACGATCTGTGGGACTACGATTTGCCGGCCGCGCCAAAGCTGCTGACCGTGCGGAATAATGGGCGCACCGTCGAGGCCGTCGCTCAGCCCACCAAATTTGGTTTCTTGTACGTGTTCAATCGCCTGACCGGAGAGCCGTTGTGGCCAATCGAAGAACGTCCCGTGCCGAAGTCGGATGTTCCTGGAGAAGAATCCTGGCCGACGCAGCCCTTTCCTACAAAGCCTCCGGCATTCGCGCGGCAGTCTTTTACCGAGAAAGATATCAATCCCTACCTCCCTGAAGCGGAGCGCGAGGCCGTGATCGCGGCGTTCAAAACCTACCGCAACGAAGGCCTGTTCACTCCGCCAAGCTTTCAGGGATCGGTCGAAATGCCAGGCCACAATGGCGGATCGAACTGGGGAAGGTCCGCCGTCGATCCGGCAAAAGGCACGCTCTATATTGTCTCCAATGAACAGCCGACGCTGATGCGGCTGGTCGAACCCAACGCCCCGCGCGGAGCGGCGCCGCCGCGTCCCGATTGCGGAACAGGTCCATTCGCGGGAGCGCCTCGCGGAACGGCAGGCGTGCGAGGCGGACCGGGCGCGGCTCCGGGAGCAGGCGGCGCGCGGGGGCAGGGCAGCGGACGAGGCGCGCCCGCGACTCCAGCGACGCCGGCACAACCGGCAATTAACCAGCCCGATTTCATCCACTACAATTCGCCGATCAATTTTATGAACTCCGCCTGTAATGGTATGGAATTGATCGGACCGCCGTGGTCTCAATTGACCGCTTACGACCTGAACAAAGGCACCATCTTGTGGCAGGTTCCCGACGGCGGCATCACGGCACTCGAGCGGCAAAGCAAAACCGGACTCGGCAGCCAGGCGCCCCGCGGCGGCGTCGCGGTCACTGCCGGCGGATTGATCCTGGCGGGGACATCTTCGGACCGAAAATTCCGCGCCTACGATCAGGAGACCGGCAAGGTCCTCTGGACGGCGGATCTTCCGGCAGCGAGCGAAGGCATCCCTGCCGTTTATCAGGTCGACGGCCGCGAATACATTGCCATCGCCGTTGGCGGCAACGGTTACCTCACTCAGCCAAACCTCGTGACGGATCCGCCGATCGCGCCTCCGGCACCGAGCGAATACAGGGTTTTTGCGCTGCCGAAACGATAG